One region of Purpureocillium takamizusanense chromosome 4, complete sequence genomic DNA includes:
- a CDS encoding uncharacterized protein (COG:O~EggNog:ENOG503NZ0H~TransMembrane:7 (n9-19c24/25o408-426i447-466o472-494i612-634o640-657i669-690o702-721i)~BUSCO:EOG092619VG~SECRETED:SignalP(1-26~SECRETED:cutsite=PEG-EY~SECRETED:prob=0.3503)): protein MPQQQQHQAAGLLLLLFLLWNLFPEGEYQNQSLALSELASKRLERYQDALEVLNQTRWGDFRSRPDAAAGDDDEGPYGFVNLTGFREQDGFAWEDLELFREKGLRLSRHAMPPVGGKQLWDTAQGEPVWANASGTLHGDWVRRPGSVPRTYDSYNLSRSVPGMDWVGDRADWARNITGESGRMMLRLEGNRTVQKYDEVAEGSIPLSGGSVRHVRGYATIEDTRGSGLNWEMRLWGLQWPRQGVVLMTTTSEKFEGIFGLPHLAPSADFFQSAQMMLMRKLGRVVRRKRRNLYVDQNMPWNSDVDNALYTAFPSPHCEFVLYGQVHPPLQQDAGVDAEHAEDVIRAIESELQKPLGAPIHSVSKLQMSTVIYSPDCGFFLESKGPPDFPPADSDHLVGMKTEVHTHQVKTWMLVYALVVFAQVGLLKDQMQESFTPSTMGRVSFWTISAMVIVDGMTFTAAATWVSSAMATFLPTLALMFASFLSMTIGGSFLAKIHEVQLPERNRRRDQQRQTPSSGASTGTTSSATSAPLTPNPTGALLPAPVTAPRSSRLPPDQGPVIVPSDQDISAEIAAAASAVPRPNMVGNTTATTTTPAPPSSAPHRPPQTFQAIIGRFILFSLFVSFLAISSVTWYSRPRALLLNACAFAYLSLWLPQICRNTLRNCRRALSWRFVLGQSALRLLPLAYFWVKHDNFLYARTDRRSFALLCAWVWLQICLLAAQDVLGPRFALPAGWAPDAWDYHPVLREDNVEAGGLPIGLVADDTAAATAPTTSTTATTHATTNARSPTAEKRGSVSGTAGGTRAIDCAICREVLEVPVLGAGEEEGRVANVFARRLYMVTPCRHIFHTACLEGWMRFRLQCPICREELPPI from the coding sequence atgccgcaacagcagcagcatcaggcCGCGgggctgctcctgctgctcttccTTCTCTGGAACCTCTTCCCCGAGGGCGAGTACCAGAACCAGTCGCTGGCGCTTTCCGAGCTCGCCTCGAAGCGCCTCGAGCGGTATCAGGATGCGCTCGAGGTGCTGAACCAGACTCGCTGGGGCGACTTCCGGTCGCGCcccgatgccgctgccggcgacgatgacgaaggcCCCTACGGCTTCGTCAACCTGACGGGCTTTCGCGAGCAGGATGGCTTTGCTTGGGAGGACCTGGAGCTGTTTCGCGAAAAGGGCTTGCGACTGAGCCGCCATgcgatgccgcccgtcgGTGGCAAGCAGCTCTGGGACACGGCGCAGGGGGAGCCGGTATGGGCCAACGCCTCGGGCACGCTGCACGGCGACTGGGTGCGCCGTCCGGGCTCCGTGCCGCGCACCTACGACAGCTACAACCTCAGCCGGAGCGTCCCCGGCATGGACTGGGTCGGCGACAGGGCCGACTGGGCACGCAATATCACGGGCGAGAGCGGGCGCATGATGCTCCGTCTCGAGGGTAACAGGACGGTGCAAAAgtacgacgaggtcgccgagggcagcatcccgctctcgggcggcagcgttCGCCACGTTAGGGGCTACGCCACCATCGAGGACACCAGGGGCTCTGGGCTCAACTGGGAGATGCGCCTCTGGGGCCTGCAGTGGCCCCGCCAGGGCGTCGTGCTCATGACGACTACGAGCGAGAAGTTTGAGGGCATCTTTGGCCTGCCGCACCTCGCGCCGAGCGCCGACTTCTTCCAGTCGGCCcagatgatgctgatgcgcaagctgggccgcgtcgtcaGGCGCAAGAGGCGCAACCTGTACGTCGACCAGAACATGCCGTGGAACTCGGACGTGGACAACGCGCTCTACACGGCCTTTCCGTCGCCGCATTGCGAGTTCGTCTTGTACGGCCAGGTCCACCCGCCGCTCCAGCAGGatgcgggcgtcgacgctgAGCATGCCGAGGACGTGATCCGGGCCATCGAATCGGAGCTGCAGAAGCCGCTGGGCGCGCCTATCCACTCCGTCTCCAAGCTCCAGATGTCGACTGTCATATACTCGCCCGACtgcggcttcttcctcgagtCCAAGGGTCCGCCCGACTTCCCGCCGGCCGACTCGGACCACCTCGTCGGCATGAAGACGGAGGTGCATACCCACCAGGTCAAGACGTGGATGCTCGTgtacgccctcgtcgtcttcgcccaggtcggcctgctcaaggacCAGATGCAGGAGTCGTTCACGCCCTCGACCATGGGCCGCGTGAGCTTCTGGACCATAAGCGCCATGGTCATCGTTGATGGCATGACGTTtaccgccgctgccacctgggtgtcgtcggccatggctaCCTTTCTCCCGACGCTGGCCCTCATGTtcgcctccttcttgtccaTGACCATAGGCGGCAGCTTCTTGGCCAAGATTCACGAGGTGCAGCTGCCCGAGAGGAATCGGCGCCGCGACCAGCAGAGACAGAcgccgagcagcggcgcTTCTACCGGAACCACGAGCtccgccacgtcggcgccccTGACGCCGAACCCGACGGGCGCGCTCCTCCCCGCGCCTGTGACTGCTCCACGATCCTCCCGCCTGCCTCCGGATCAAGGCCCGGTCATCGTACCATCCGACCAGGACATATCCGCCGAGATAGCCGCAGCGGCCTCTGCCGTGCCTCGACCGAACATGGTCGGCAACACGACCGCCACTACCACTACACCTGCtccgccatcgtcagcccctcatcgcccgccgcagACCTTCCAAGCCATCATTGGGCGCTTCATCCTCTTCAGCCTCTTCGtctccttcctcgccatctCCTCAGTGACGTGGTactcgcgcccgcgcgccctcctcctcaacgCCTGCGCCTTCGCCTACCTGTCCTTGTGGTTGCCCCAGATCTGCCGCAACACGCTGCGCaactgccgccgcgccctcagCTGGCgcttcgtcctcggccagtctgccctccgcctcctcccccttgcCTACTTCTGGGTCAAGCACGACAACTTCCTCTACGCACGCACCGACCGCCGCTCCTTCGCCCTCCTCTGTGCTTGGGTCTGGCTCCAGATatgcctcctcgccgcgcaggacGTCCTCGGCCCTCGCTtcgccctccccgccggATGGGCCCCCGACGCTTGGGACTATCACCCCGTCCTGCGCGAGGAcaacgtcgaggccggcggcctgcctatcggcctcgtcgccgacgacaccgcTGCCGCTACTGCTCCTACCActtccaccaccgccaccacccatgCGACAACTAATGCGCGGAGTCCCACGGCCGAGAAGCGCGGCAGCGTCAGCGGCACTGCGGGCGGGACCCGGGCCATCGACTGCGCCATTTGCAGAGAGGTCCTGGAGGTGCCCGTCCTCGGTGccggtgaggaggagggacgcGTGGCCAACGTCTTTGCACGTCGGCTATACATGGTCACGCCCTGTCGGCACATCTTCCACACGGCGTGCCTCGAGGGCTGGATGCGCTTTCGCCTTCAGTGCCCGATATGCAGGGAAGAGCTGCCGCCCATATGA